A genomic segment from Campylobacter concisus encodes:
- a CDS encoding DMT family transporter, which produces MLKRFYISHLGIFYMLFACFMFAVTGAFAKYLSKDMPSIEVVFFRNLIGLFIVIYAIYRFPFKQAGGHFFLLMFRGFVGTVALFAFFYNVAHVNLATAFTFQKTNPIFTAILAAFIFKERLSSLGWFAVFLGFGGILLVIQPNLGISKTDIIGVWSGLGAAIAYTSVKELNKSYGTNVIVLSFMLWGSFLPLICMGLAEFFTYEPFDFLFSKFSMPSWYNVIFILLMGLSGYFFQSYMTKAFAVGKKAGVIAAVSYADVIFTLIIGYFMGDVLPNQTALLGILLVIVSGILVVKEK; this is translated from the coding sequence ATGTTAAAAAGGTTTTATATTTCGCATCTTGGCATTTTTTATATGCTCTTTGCTTGCTTTATGTTTGCCGTTACTGGCGCATTTGCAAAGTATCTTAGCAAAGATATGCCATCTATCGAAGTTGTATTTTTTAGAAATTTAATAGGCCTTTTCATCGTTATTTATGCCATTTATAGATTTCCATTTAAGCAAGCTGGTGGACACTTTTTTTTACTGATGTTTCGCGGTTTTGTGGGTACGGTCGCACTTTTTGCCTTTTTTTATAATGTCGCTCATGTAAATTTGGCCACAGCTTTTACATTTCAAAAGACAAATCCAATCTTTACAGCCATCCTCGCAGCCTTTATTTTCAAAGAGCGTCTAAGCTCACTTGGCTGGTTTGCTGTATTTTTGGGATTTGGGGGAATTTTGCTTGTTATCCAGCCAAATTTAGGCATAAGCAAGACTGATATTATCGGTGTTTGGAGTGGCCTTGGTGCGGCGATCGCATACACGAGCGTTAAGGAGCTAAACAAGAGCTACGGTACAAATGTTATCGTGCTAAGTTTTATGCTTTGGGGCTCGTTTTTGCCACTTATTTGCATGGGTTTGGCAGAATTTTTCACCTACGAACCATTTGATTTTTTGTTTTCAAAATTTAGCATGCCAAGCTGGTATAACGTTATTTTTATCTTGCTAATGGGACTTAGCGGATATTTTTTTCAGTCGTACATGACAAAGGCGTTTGCGGTTGGTAAAAAGGCTGGAGTGATCGCTGCAGTTAGCTATGCAGACGTCATTTTCACGCTTATAATTGGCTATTTTATGGGTGATGTATTGCCAAATCAAACGGCACTTTTAGGTATCTTGCTAGTAATAGTGAGTGGAATTTTAGTTGTGAAAGAAAAATAA
- the kdsA gene encoding 3-deoxy-8-phosphooctulonate synthase, giving the protein MILIAGPCVIESEQLVFDVAKRLVKFNEDKRIDFYFKSSFDKANRTSISSFRGPGLEKGCEILAKVKKEFGFKILTDIHESYQAAPVGEVADVLQIPAFLCRQTDLLVAAAKTKAVVNIKKGQFLAASAMKHSVKKVLEARGISGEGYEVAKQNGVWLTERGSTFGYGNLVVDMRNLVLMREFAPVIFDATHSVQMPSALGEKSGGDARFVPYLARAAAAAGVDGFFYETHINPCEALCDGPNMLNLDELDANIAQIFKIKDALGDAN; this is encoded by the coding sequence ATGATACTAATAGCAGGGCCTTGCGTCATCGAAAGCGAGCAGCTCGTTTTTGACGTGGCAAAGAGGCTGGTTAAATTTAACGAAGATAAGCGGATAGATTTTTATTTCAAATCAAGCTTTGATAAGGCAAATCGCACAAGCATAAGCTCGTTTCGCGGGCCCGGACTTGAAAAAGGGTGCGAAATTTTAGCCAAGGTCAAAAAAGAATTCGGCTTTAAAATTTTAACCGATATCCACGAGAGCTACCAGGCCGCGCCAGTAGGCGAAGTGGCCGACGTGCTGCAAATACCGGCGTTTTTGTGCCGTCAGACCGATCTGCTCGTAGCTGCTGCCAAAACAAAAGCGGTGGTAAATATCAAAAAAGGGCAGTTTTTAGCCGCCTCTGCGATGAAGCATTCGGTCAAAAAAGTGCTAGAAGCAAGGGGCATTAGCGGCGAGGGATACGAGGTTGCTAAACAAAACGGAGTGTGGCTAACAGAGCGAGGAAGCACCTTTGGCTACGGAAATTTAGTCGTAGATATGAGAAATTTGGTGCTGATGAGGGAGTTTGCGCCGGTGATTTTCGACGCGACGCACAGCGTGCAGATGCCGTCGGCTTTGGGTGAGAAAAGCGGCGGTGACGCGAGATTCGTGCCCTATCTAGCGCGAGCTGCGGCGGCTGCGGGCGTGGACGGATTTTTCTACGAGACGCATATTAATCCTTGCGAGGCGCTTTGCGACGGACCGAATATGCTAAATTTAGACGAACTAGACGCAAATATCGCTCAAATTTTTAAGATAAAAGACGCCCTGGGCGATGCAAACTAA
- a CDS encoding DMT family transporter, protein MQTKGFLWVLGGAVAECGWAYGLKHAQDAVGFALTAALVCVSFVSFIKALKYIPVSVAYTVFVGLGAFFIVVAESVSEYGSSGRAPDPLRLFFIAMLVVGVLGLKRLKS, encoded by the coding sequence ATGCAAACTAAGGGCTTTTTGTGGGTGTTAGGCGGCGCGGTCGCCGAGTGCGGCTGGGCGTACGGGCTAAAACACGCCCAAGATGCCGTAGGATTCGCGCTTACTGCCGCGTTAGTATGCGTTAGCTTCGTATCGTTTATAAAGGCTTTAAAATATATCCCCGTTAGCGTCGCGTATACCGTATTTGTGGGGCTTGGAGCGTTTTTTATCGTGGTCGCCGAAAGCGTTAGCGAATACGGCTCAAGCGGCCGGGCGCCCGATCCCTTGCGGCTATTTTTCATAGCGATGCTAGTTGTCGGCGTGCTAGGACTAAAAAGGCTGAAATCTTGA
- a CDS encoding DMT family transporter → MMHVLALLAAGCCEVLGVFFLTKFQKSVGVKKAANFLILVVNFAISLWLLSYAMQAMAMSVAYAIWTGIGAVGAVLVGLVFNNEKINLEKALFLSLIIISAAMLKIV, encoded by the coding sequence TTGATGCACGTTTTAGCTCTTTTGGCAGCGGGATGCTGCGAGGTTTTGGGTGTATTTTTTCTAACCAAATTTCAAAAAAGCGTCGGCGTGAAAAAGGCGGCGAATTTTTTGATTTTGGTCGTAAATTTCGCCATTTCTCTTTGGCTCTTGAGCTACGCGATGCAGGCGATGGCGATGTCGGTGGCGTACGCGATCTGGACAGGCATTGGAGCAGTCGGTGCAGTGCTAGTTGGTCTGGTTTTTAATAACGAAAAGATAAATTTAGAAAAAGCACTCTTTTTATCGCTCATCATCATTAGCGCGGCGATGTTAAAAATCGTATAA